One Capsicum annuum cultivar UCD-10X-F1 chromosome 2, UCD10Xv1.1, whole genome shotgun sequence genomic window carries:
- the LOC107859016 gene encoding protein LSD1 — protein sequence MQSQLTCSGCRTVLLYPRGASNVCCAVCNSLTPVPPPGMEMAQLICGGCRTLLMHPRGATSVRCSCCHTMNLVPGPNQFAHVYCGNCRMMLMYPCGAPSVKCAVCHYITNVNAGDGRAHAPLPPPNGTVTAASASSSTAKARSQNQTVVVQNPMSVDESGKLVSNVVVGVTTTS from the exons ATGCAGAGTCAGTTGACGTGCAGTGGTTGTAGGACGGTTCTTCTTTATCCCAGAGGAGCTTCTAATGTCTGTTGTGCAGTGTGCAATTCACTCACCCCTGTCCCGCCTCCTG GAATGGAAATGGCTCAACTGATATGTGGAGGCTGCCGTACATTACTTATGCATCCACGTGGGGCGACCAGTGTGAGATGCTCCTGTTGTCATACGATGAACCTTGTCCCAG GTCCTAACCAGTTTGCTCATGTCTACTGCGGGAACTGCCGTATGATGCTGATGTATCCATGTGGAGCTCCTTCGGTTAAATGTGCAGTATGCCATTATATTACCAATGTTAAT GCAGGAGATGGAAGAGCTCATGCACCTTTGCCCCCTCCTAATGGCACTGTTACAGCTGCTTCAGCATCCTCTTCAACT GCCAAGGCTCGTTCGCAAAATCAAACTGTTGTTGTCCAAAACCCAATGTCTGTTGATGAGAGTGGCAAGTTG GTGAGCAATGTAGTTGTCGGTGTAACAACAACATCATAG
- the LOC107861112 gene encoding CASP-like protein 1B2: MAQEGNGQKTAVVVENYNITKSKDYCDWVMPLLRLLTFGATISATLVMALNKQEKTIVVATIGTTPIQATLNAKFQHTPAFVFFVIANGLCSLHNLLMLASCFIGRKYDYKGLRFYVIGILDLVNVALVSSGASSAAFMGQLGKDGNSHARWNKICDKFQTFCSHGEGAIIASFIGLLLMIITTAINIIKLNNVHSLGNKCAVIP, translated from the exons ATGGCTCAAGAAGGAAATGGACAAAAAACAGCAGTAGTAGTGGAAAATTACAACATTACTAAGTCTAAGGATTACTGTGATTGGGTGATGCCATTGTTGAGGTTATTGACATTTGGTGCAACAATTTCAGCAACATTAGTTATGGCACTTAACAAGCAAGAAAAAACTATAGTTGTTGCCACTATTGGTACCACTCCAATTCAGGCCACACTTAATGCTAAGTTCCAGCATACTCCAGCTTTTGT GTTCTTTGTTATAGCAAATGGACTATGCAGTCTCCATAACCTTCTCATGTTGGCATCTTGTTTTATTGGAAGAAAATACGATTATAAGGGACTAAGATTTTATGTGATTGGAATCCTAGACTTG GTAAATGTGGCATTAGTCTCTAGTGGAGCAAGCTCAGCAGCTTTTATGGGACAACTTGGTAAAGATGGCAACTCTCATGCAAGATGGAACAAAATTTGTgataaatttcaaacattttGTAGTCATGGTGAAGGAGCTATTATTGCTTCTTTCATTGGTTTGTTGCTTATGATTATTACAACTGCCATTaatataattaagctaaataatgTCCATAGTCTTGGCAATAAGTGTGCTGTTATTCCTTGA